Proteins from a single region of Streptomyces vinaceus:
- a CDS encoding CGNR zinc finger domain-containing protein, translating to MATEAADPRPLTGEPVSLDLLNTRWMREGVLTDLFAGAFGLTRVEGLAIWLRSTGLADRFRADAATLVHLLTAREALARAVADPADESARALIDAVLEHGRVRVTLTAEGPGERAEFEDPTWGPAWTAARDYLDLLGSAPERIRTCASESCVLHFHDTSRNGTRRWCSMSVCGNRAKASRHYARTRVR from the coding sequence ATGGCTACAGAGGCGGCGGACCCCCGGCCCCTGACGGGCGAACCGGTCTCCCTGGACCTGCTGAACACGCGCTGGATGCGTGAGGGTGTGCTCACCGACCTCTTCGCCGGCGCCTTCGGGCTGACCCGGGTCGAGGGGCTCGCGATCTGGCTGCGCAGCACCGGCCTGGCCGACCGTTTCCGCGCCGACGCCGCCACCCTCGTCCACCTGCTGACCGCCCGCGAGGCGCTCGCCCGTGCGGTCGCGGACCCGGCGGACGAGAGTGCGCGCGCGCTGATCGACGCCGTCCTGGAGCACGGACGGGTCCGGGTGACCTTGACCGCCGAAGGCCCGGGCGAACGCGCCGAGTTCGAGGACCCGACCTGGGGTCCGGCCTGGACGGCCGCCCGCGACTACCTGGACCTGCTGGGTTCGGCACCCGAGCGGATCCGCACCTGCGCTTCCGAGTCGTGCGTGCTGCACTTCCACGACACCTCGCGCAACGGCACCCGGCGTTGGTGCTCCATGTCCGTGTGCGGAAACCGGGCGAAGGCCTCGCGGCACTACGCGCGCACGCGCGTGCGCTGA
- a CDS encoding VOC family protein: MTAVISKLRTGHVGLNVTDLTRSLAFYEGALGFELLGEGKEEGRRFAFLGQDGELVLTLWQQAGAAYAPAAAGLHHLALSAATIGEVRAYEERLRGLGVDFAYEGVVAHGEGRASGGIFFHDPDGTRLEISAPAGAEEAPAPTSGAPTCGFF, encoded by the coding sequence GTGACGGCTGTCATCAGCAAGCTGCGCACCGGGCACGTGGGCCTGAACGTCACCGACCTCACCCGCTCGCTCGCCTTCTATGAAGGAGCCCTCGGGTTCGAACTGCTCGGCGAGGGCAAGGAGGAGGGCCGCCGCTTCGCCTTCCTCGGGCAGGACGGTGAGCTCGTCCTCACGCTCTGGCAGCAGGCCGGCGCCGCGTACGCCCCGGCCGCGGCCGGACTGCACCACCTGGCGCTCTCCGCGGCCACCATCGGCGAGGTCCGCGCGTACGAGGAGCGGCTGCGCGGGCTGGGCGTGGATTTCGCGTACGAGGGGGTCGTCGCCCATGGAGAGGGCAGGGCCTCCGGCGGGATCTTCTTCCACGACCCCGACGGCACCCGCCTGGAGATCTCGGCGCCGGCCGGCGCCGAAGAGGCACCCGCCCCCACGTCGGGGGCTCCGACCTGCGGGTTCTTCTAG
- a CDS encoding pyridoxamine 5'-phosphate oxidase family protein — protein MERYHQGSLAVQERVGVRELADHVGRSIGTGIKDVAAAFLALQPHLVVGAADGAGALWASLLTGTPGFVRATGPHRMAVRGGLPAGDPLDGALATPGTRVGTLSLDPRTRRRMRLNGTLEVTAGGFAVEAAQVFANCPKYLQKRQPLELVAEGPGVVRRGGALTPDQERAVRAADTFFIATTAGDRADASHRGGMPGFVEVLSPVELSWPDYPGNAMFLTLGNLATDPRAGLLFPDWESGAVLQLSGSARTEYGPDGSRSIRFRVESVVEGLHPGRLRWSAPEYSPANPALPPHRGSTTR, from the coding sequence ATGGAGCGGTACCACCAGGGCTCGCTGGCCGTGCAGGAACGCGTCGGCGTGCGCGAGCTGGCCGATCACGTCGGCCGTTCGATCGGCACGGGGATCAAGGACGTCGCCGCGGCCTTCCTCGCCCTGCAGCCGCACCTCGTCGTCGGCGCCGCCGACGGGGCGGGCGCGCTGTGGGCCTCGCTGCTCACCGGCACGCCCGGATTCGTACGGGCCACCGGGCCGCACCGGATGGCGGTCCGCGGCGGACTGCCGGCCGGGGATCCCCTCGACGGGGCGCTGGCCACGCCGGGCACCCGGGTCGGCACCCTCTCCCTCGACCCGCGCACCCGGCGCCGGATGCGGCTGAACGGGACCTTGGAGGTGACGGCCGGCGGGTTCGCCGTCGAGGCCGCGCAGGTCTTCGCCAACTGCCCCAAGTACCTCCAGAAGCGGCAGCCGCTGGAGCTGGTCGCGGAAGGGCCCGGTGTCGTGCGGCGCGGGGGCGCGCTCACCCCCGACCAGGAGCGGGCCGTCCGCGCCGCCGACACCTTCTTCATCGCCACCACCGCCGGGGACCGTGCCGACGCCAGCCACCGCGGAGGGATGCCGGGCTTCGTCGAGGTGCTCTCGCCGGTCGAGCTGTCCTGGCCGGACTACCCGGGCAACGCGATGTTCCTGACCCTGGGCAACCTGGCCACCGATCCGCGGGCCGGGCTGCTCTTCCCGGACTGGGAGAGCGGAGCGGTACTCCAGCTCAGCGGCAGCGCCCGGACCGAGTACGGGCCCGATGGCAGCCGGAGCATCCGCTTCCGCGTCGAGTCTGTGGTGGAGGGCCTGCACCCCGGGCGGCTGCGCTGGAGCGCCCCGGAGTACTCGCCGGCCAATCCGGCGCTGCCGCCTCACCGCGGGAGTACGACCAGGTAG